A genomic window from Candidatus Neptunochlamydia vexilliferae includes:
- the cyoA gene encoding ubiquinol oxidase subunit II, giving the protein MKKAFKITFAVLFIIVSIGLLALYISNHDVAVLSPKGMVGKKERELIITSASLMLAVVIPVLILAGVFAWRYRASRPKGKHAPNWEHNNIAELCWWGVPIVIVTILSVIIWKTSHELNPSNPIDTGKKTLKIQVVALNWKWLFIYPEQGIATVNFVQFPEKTPIAFEITADAPMNSFWIPQLGGQIYAMPAVRTELHLIADEEGEFMGRSSNISGKGFAGMVFMAKSSSEGEFYQWVQSVKQSNHSLGISQYEGLVKPSEYDPPAFYMLTDQNLFDYILEKYQAR; this is encoded by the coding sequence ATGAAAAAAGCATTCAAGATTACCTTTGCGGTTTTATTTATCATTGTTTCTATAGGGCTTCTTGCCCTTTACATCAGCAACCACGATGTGGCTGTTTTGAGTCCTAAGGGGATGGTTGGAAAAAAAGAGCGGGAACTGATTATTACTTCAGCTTCCTTGATGCTTGCGGTTGTGATCCCTGTCTTAATTTTGGCAGGTGTATTTGCTTGGAGATATCGCGCAAGCCGCCCTAAGGGAAAGCATGCTCCCAATTGGGAGCATAACAATATTGCAGAGCTTTGCTGGTGGGGAGTCCCCATTGTAATTGTAACCATTTTGTCGGTGATCATTTGGAAAACCAGCCACGAGCTCAACCCTTCCAACCCGATTGATACAGGAAAAAAAACTCTGAAGATTCAGGTGGTAGCTCTCAACTGGAAATGGCTCTTTATCTATCCAGAGCAGGGGATTGCAACGGTTAACTTTGTCCAGTTTCCTGAAAAAACTCCCATCGCTTTTGAGATTACTGCCGATGCGCCAATGAACTCTTTTTGGATTCCTCAGCTCGGGGGGCAAATCTATGCGATGCCAGCAGTTCGGACCGAGCTCCACCTCATTGCCGACGAAGAAGGGGAGTTTATGGGGCGCTCTTCAAATATCAGTGGTAAAGGGTTTGCGGGGATGGTTTTCATGGCAAAGTCGAGCTCGGAAGGGGAGTTTTATCAGTGGGTCCAGTCAGTCAAGCAGTCCAACCACTCCCTTGGCATTTCTCAGTATGAGGGGCTTGTCAAGCCGAGTGAATATGACCCTCCAGCATTTTATATGCTGACCGATCAAAACCTTTTCGATTACATCTTAGAAAAATATCAGGCTAGGTAA
- the cyoB gene encoding cytochrome o ubiquinol oxidase subunit I, whose amino-acid sequence MLGRLTQEALKHDWIEYAAGASMFLGAILVLALITYYKKWTWLWKEWLTSVDHKKIGIMYIVVSAIMLLKGLIDAVMMRAQQAIATGDSMGYLGAEHFQQIFTAHGVTMIFFVGMGVVFGIINLVLPMQIGARDVAFPFLNSLSFWLFTAGGLYILISLVIGVFAGTGWTAYPPLSGLKYNPGVGVDYWLWSIQISGVGSMLSGINFLVTTLKMRCPGMTLKRMPVFVWSTLVMMTLVIFAFPILTATIGMLSTDRLLDTKLFTAGFGGSPMMYINLIWAWGHPEVYILVLPAFGIFSEIVPVFSHKRLFGYMSMVWALGAITFLSFIVWLHHFFTMGAGANVNAFFGIMTIIIAIPTGVKVFNWLFTMYRGRVQFSTPMLWFMGFIVVFVTGGMTGVMLAIPGIDFQAHNSLFLIAHFHSVIIGGVVFAFFAGYTYWFPKFIGFKLNEKLGRYAFWCWLIGFLVAFMPLYLLGFMGATRRMNYYPAETGWQPLFIVAALGALLIAVGVFFQVLQLYVSIKKREEYKKGAKDPWNGRNLEWSTSSPPPFYNYAITPEVETRDSFWEAKHGGKPLVKGEYQEIHMPKNTAIGFLIGAISCVLGFALVWHMFAIAAVCALGILGCLIVRLFEKHTDYYVTVDEIKKIEGGAS is encoded by the coding sequence ATGCTAGGAAGACTTACACAGGAAGCGCTTAAACACGACTGGATCGAATATGCCGCAGGGGCGTCAATGTTTTTGGGTGCGATTCTTGTTTTAGCACTCATCACCTACTATAAAAAATGGACCTGGCTGTGGAAAGAGTGGCTAACCTCGGTTGACCATAAGAAGATCGGGATCATGTATATTGTGGTCTCTGCCATTATGCTCCTAAAGGGGCTGATCGATGCCGTCATGATGCGGGCGCAGCAGGCCATTGCCACAGGCGACTCGATGGGTTATTTAGGGGCAGAGCACTTTCAGCAGATCTTTACCGCCCATGGGGTGACCATGATTTTCTTCGTGGGGATGGGGGTAGTATTTGGCATCATCAACCTGGTCCTTCCGATGCAAATCGGGGCCCGTGATGTTGCCTTTCCCTTCCTAAACTCTCTCAGCTTTTGGCTCTTTACCGCAGGAGGACTCTATATCCTCATCTCTTTGGTGATTGGCGTTTTTGCTGGGACAGGATGGACCGCCTATCCCCCCCTTTCAGGGCTTAAATATAACCCGGGTGTTGGGGTTGATTATTGGCTCTGGAGTATTCAGATCTCGGGGGTGGGGAGTATGCTCTCTGGGATCAATTTCCTTGTGACGACTTTAAAGATGCGTTGCCCCGGCATGACTTTAAAGAGAATGCCCGTTTTTGTCTGGAGCACTCTTGTGATGATGACCCTTGTCATCTTTGCCTTTCCCATTTTGACGGCAACGATTGGAATGCTCTCAACTGACCGGTTACTCGATACCAAACTCTTTACTGCAGGGTTTGGGGGCAGTCCGATGATGTATATCAACCTCATTTGGGCATGGGGGCATCCCGAGGTTTATATTTTGGTCTTGCCTGCCTTTGGAATTTTTTCTGAAATCGTCCCTGTCTTTTCTCATAAACGGCTGTTTGGTTATATGTCGATGGTTTGGGCGTTGGGAGCGATCACCTTCCTCTCCTTTATCGTATGGCTCCACCACTTCTTTACGATGGGGGCGGGAGCGAATGTTAACGCCTTCTTTGGGATCATGACGATTATTATTGCGATTCCCACAGGGGTGAAGGTTTTTAACTGGCTCTTTACGATGTATCGAGGGCGGGTTCAGTTTTCAACCCCGATGCTGTGGTTCATGGGCTTTATTGTTGTCTTTGTAACGGGAGGAATGACGGGAGTGATGCTTGCCATTCCTGGGATCGACTTTCAAGCTCATAATAGCCTCTTTTTGATTGCCCATTTCCACTCGGTGATTATTGGAGGGGTGGTCTTTGCTTTTTTTGCGGGCTATACCTATTGGTTCCCCAAATTTATCGGGTTTAAGCTCAACGAAAAGCTGGGAAGGTATGCCTTTTGGTGCTGGCTCATCGGGTTTTTAGTGGCTTTTATGCCTCTTTACCTTTTGGGTTTTATGGGAGCGACCCGTCGGATGAACTACTATCCCGCTGAAACGGGTTGGCAGCCTCTCTTTATTGTGGCAGCTCTTGGGGCCCTTTTGATCGCGGTCGGAGTATTTTTTCAGGTGCTTCAGCTTTATGTCAGCATTAAAAAGCGGGAGGAATATAAAAAGGGGGCAAAAGATCCCTGGAATGGACGGAATTTGGAGTGGTCAACGAGCTCACCTCCCCCATTCTACAACTACGCGATTACCCCTGAAGTGGAAACAAGAGATTCCTTCTGGGAGGCTAAGCATGGAGGAAAGCCCCTCGTGAAAGGGGAGTATCAAGAGATTCACATGCCAAAAAACACCGCCATAGGATTTTTAATTGGAGCGATTAGCTGCGTTTTAGGGTTTGCCCTTGTTTGGCATATGTTTGCGATCGCTGCGGTCTGCGCTTTGGGAATTCTTGGGTGTTTGATTGTCCGCCTCTTTGAAAAGCATACCGACTATTATGTCACTGTTGATGAGATCAAGAAGATAGAAGGAGGGGCCTCATGA
- a CDS encoding cytochrome c oxidase subunit 3 — MSQYPDTHHDVYSKTTFGFWLYIVTDFMLFATLFAAYAVLRNNTFGGPTARELFDLDFTLIQTFVLLTATLTVGLGGAFAHRRNKWGAISFFTLTFLLGLIFLGMQESDFSRLIQSGNGWERNAFLSAYFSVVGIFWLHIIFALLWTILLLIPLFCQGVSPASIRRLTCLRMFWQFLNMVWVFIFAIVYLIGVS, encoded by the coding sequence ATGAGTCAGTATCCCGATACCCACCATGATGTTTATTCAAAAACCACCTTCGGTTTTTGGCTATATATCGTCACAGATTTCATGCTCTTTGCGACCCTTTTTGCCGCCTATGCTGTCCTCCGGAATAACACCTTTGGCGGACCGACCGCTCGAGAGCTTTTTGACCTTGACTTTACCCTTATCCAAACCTTTGTTCTCTTAACGGCCACCCTTACCGTGGGCTTGGGTGGGGCTTTTGCCCACCGGAGAAACAAGTGGGGAGCGATTAGTTTCTTTACCCTCACCTTCCTTCTTGGGCTTATCTTTTTAGGGATGCAGGAGAGTGACTTTTCCCGCCTCATTCAGTCGGGGAATGGGTGGGAGCGGAATGCCTTTTTATCGGCCTACTTTTCAGTTGTTGGGATTTTTTGGCTCCATATCATCTTTGCCCTTCTTTGGACGATTCTTCTGTTGATCCCTCTTTTTTGCCAAGGGGTGAGCCCTGCTTCGATCCGTCGACTGACCTGTTTGCGGATGTTCTGGCAGTTTTTAAATATGGTATGGGTCTTTATTTTCGCTATAGTGTATCTAATAGGAGTGTCATAG